From Bdellovibrio sp. KM01:
TTATACTCGTTAGGATTTAGATCCTTCCTTTGCCTCAAGGCAAACTACGGGAAACCGTAGGGCGCAAAGCTACAGGGGCTTCACTGCCAGCCAGCTGCCAAAGGTCACAGAGTACCTAAGGGAACTTAGAGGTGTGCAAAATGGAAGGTCTTTTTATTACAAAGGATTGGTTTCATTCCCCTCGCCTAGGAGCTATCAATGATGATTATTCCTAGGCACTTTTTTTTCTTTCTTCTCTTCTTTTAAAATTCCTTAAAACTAGTTCTCGGTACACCCAGCTTGCTGGGTAGGTGTGTTTGCATAACGTCGACACAGCGTCGTGCTTCGCCGTGGCCCGCCTTTGGCGGGTGCGCGCATCCATGCGCCCACGGAGGTCGACTTTTATGCAAACACACCTACCCATCAATCTGGGCGCACGACGGCTTTTTTTCGGGCTTTTAAAAGCAGAGAAGAAAGAAAAAAATGGTCTTGGTTAACTTCGGTGCTTGCCCCTTCGGTCGGTTCTATCACCCCTCTCCATATTGAATTTTAGTGTCTTGCTAGGCCCAAGGACTTTTGGGTCGGGAGGACGTTTATGTCTACTACCTTGGTTGATGGGAGTTGTTTTTTTATTTTTTCGGTTAGGTAGTGGCGGTGGCAGTCGGTGGCTTCGTTTTCATAGCATAGGAGGGCTGAACGGCCTCTTTGTTTTGATAGAGATATAACTTCTTCTACTTCTTTGGGGTGTTTGGGTAGGATTTTGGATTTGTAGTCGCTGAACATTTTTTTGCGGGTGATGAGGTGTTCTTTGGCGGCTTTTCTCCAGGCCGAGGGAACTCCTAGTTCTTTTCCTAGATAGACGTAATCGATTCCGACTTCTTTTAGTTCTGCTGCCAGTTTATTTTTGGAGAAGCCTTTTTTGCGACTTACTGGGTTTCTTCTGATGTCGATGATTCTTTTTATTTTATTCTTTTTTAGGCCCTCTACGAATTCGTCGATGTCGCAACCTTCATAGCCTACAGTGTAGATTGTCATTCATGCCTCCCCTCTTAGTTTATTTTTCTATGGTGTTGTATCCAAGAGGGGTCGGAAAAATGCAGACTACTTTAAGTCGGAATCTCTGTAGTTAATGTACAAAGTGACACTGTCGGCGATTGCTTTTCTGCCATCTGCTAATGTGATTGGCGTTGGAGCTAATTTTATTCGGATTGGATATGCGAAAACACCGGCGATAGGTACGCAGGAGTTAGCAATTCTTTTGGAATCCTCGAACGTAATTGAAAATGAATAGGTGTTATCAGACTGCGGGTTGCTAAAGCCCGCACTTCTCGCTGGGCATCCAGGCAAGTTCGTGATGATTTCATACCACCCCACCAATTTGAACTCAGCCGATTGAACCTCAGACTGTAAGAATTTAACGTCCTTAAATGACCCTTCGATGTCTGCACTGTTCTCCCAAAACCGACTTGCAGAAAAATCAATTGATGCGGAGGCGTAGGCCTCGAGACGAGTTAAATGCAGCTCATTCCCTTGGGTGTATAGTCTGGGTTTGCCGTCGTCGGAGGCCTCGTGACCGGCACACCCTACCACGCTTGCAGCAGCCAACATTAAGACAGATAAGAAAAGGCTTTTTATAGTATTTGATTTCATAGTGATCTCCTTGATGGAGACCGGACATTGCATCCGGCAGGCCAACTTCAGATTGAATATATAAGAGGTCAGCAGGGGCTATTCCTAAGCTCCGGATTCTAGGACTCCATTTATTCCAAATTTCTGGATTGTATCGCTCTCAAACTCGAAATAATAAGCATTGGGATTGGCATCATGGCTGCAATTCGGGAGCGAAACTAAACCGAATGGAGAAACCATGAACACGACCCAATCACTAATGACCCTAGTTACCCTTGTTTCTGCTCTAAGCTTTCTGACTGCTTGTCAGCCCTCTTCACATAAAAAAGTCGACCCTACACTCATTTACGAATTCGAATTTAACGGATGCAACACCGGTGCTCACGGCTTTAAGACACTGGCTGAATATTGCGAGGCTCTTAGCGATAATATTTTGAATAGAGGCTGTGCAGTGGGTTTGCGTGAACAAGAATATGCTAACCGTTGCGAAGGCCAGGAACAAAAAACGACGCCTAGCACGCCAAAAAATAAAAAGGATGATATTTCTGCGACTGTTCTGAACTGGTCGTCCTCTGAAAGCGCGTACACGAATTCTAGCGTTATCTCGGGCTCAATGATGGTGGATTCTTTTTCTGATACTTCTGCTGTCGAATATAATTTTGCAATCGCTAAAGGCTTGTCGGAGACGACCGAAGACAATCACTGTACAATCCGAGCGCACTTCGAACCTGCCATTCTGAACAAAATGTTGAGCTTTACAATTTTAGTTCAACAATCCCACTCGCAAACATATTCATGCGCTAACAAAGTGGAAGAATCTCTAAGACAAGGCACATTCTTAGATCTTTCAGAAGTAACGGTGAAATACAAAAACGGAAAATACGCCCTTAAAAACGTGGTCCTAAAGCTAATCCCAAAAAACTAACTCCCTCCAAATACAAATAAAAAACCCACTCTCTCGAGTGGGTTTTTTTCTACCGAGAATGCAGCAGTGATCAAAAAGGTTCAGCCGCGAGGCGGAGGTAGAGACCTGCCACGTAGGCGTACTCAAAGTACGCCGAAGAGCAAGGGCTCTGCCGACAACGAAGTGGATGGGCCTTTTTCATCACTGCGGGTAGAAAGCAAAAAACCCGCTTGTTAGGCGGGTTTCTCATTAGTTGGCTTCGGCGATTGGGATGTGGATTCTTGTTCCGACCATCAAGCTGGCTGGGTTGCGAAGCTTTTTGTTGTTCTGTTTTAGCTGGCTTACTGACACGTTGTATTTGGCAGCGATTTCAGTCAGGTTGTCGCCCTTACGGACTACGTGTACCTTGCTTTTGGCTACCTCCCGGGCAGAGCTGCTATTGTCTCCGCCTGGAATTTTAAGTTTCATGCCCAATTTCAATTTGCTTTTGCGTTTGATGTTGTTGGCTCTTTGCAGCTCAGCGACGCTTGTTGAGTATCGTTGTGCGATAGAGAACAAAGAGTCACCAGATTGAACCACATAAAAACGGCCACCAGTTAATTCTGCGGCTGCAGTTTCAACTGATTTTTCTGGAGCTGGTTTTGCGTTGGCTTTCGCAGCTACAGTGCTGTTGTTTTTGCGGTCAGAGCGATCACGAAGCGGAGTGCGATCTGGAACGTAGATCGTGCGACCTACTGTTAAACGTGACTTTCTTGGCAAATCATTTAGGTCGCGAAGGTAAGCCACAGAAGTTCTGTACTTACGAGCGATAGATTTCAAGTTGTCACCTTTACGGATTTTATAAGTTTGCGTGTCGCCGCTGTCAGCGATGAATTTCACGTCAGTTACGAAAGATTCCGTTGCAGCAACAGTTGCCGTCTCTGTCGTGCCCGGTGGGATACGAAGGATCAACTCGTTGCCTTTAAGGATCGCCACTTCACCTTTGAACTTAGGATTCAATGCTTTGAAGTCCTCGTAGTTCAAGTTTAGTTTTTCAGCCATTTGGCGCATGTTCACTGGTTGTTTTACTGTGATGTGATCGAACTCGATCGGTGGAAGATAATCGATATCTTCGAAACCATACTTAGCTGGATCTTTTGCGATCAACTTTGCTGCGATGAATTTCGGCACATAGTTGATCGTTTCTTTAGGCAGGCGGTTTTTGCGCGCAAGTTCCCAGAAATCACGCGTGTAGTGATTCATCACTTCGCGTTTTACGCGGTTTTCACCCACGTTGTAGGATGCCATTGCCAAATACCAAGAACCGAATACGGAATAAAGACCTTTGAAGTATTCTGCTGCTGCTTGAGTAGCGAACACAGGGTCACGACGTTCATCGACGAATGGATTGATTTCCAAACCATAACGTTTACCCGTTCCACGAATGAACTGCCAGTATCCGACAGCTGCTGCGTGTGAGGTTGCTTGCGAACTGAAACCTGATTCGATCAATGCGATATAGAAAATATCTTCAGGCAAACCGTTGTCACGCAACACTTTCTTCATCAGCTTTTCATAGCGTGAAGAACGCGCCAAATATCTTTCCATGTGCTCGCGACCGCGGCCTTGGAAATACGTGATCCATTTTTCAACCAACGGATTGATTTCTGTAGGGATAACATCCAACTCTTGGTCTACGACCTTGGGACCCTCAGGATCAGACAAACGGAACGAGCCGATGTCTTTGATTTCAGAAGCAGGCTCGTTGCCCGCGTTCCCTGTTGCCTTTTCGCCATTTGCATTCATTTCCTTATGAACGCAACCCGAAAGCAGGCCCAGGACTATACTTAATGTAACTAGTCTCCTCATGAGTCCTCCGAACAGCTTTCAGGCTACAAAAATCGAAGGACTTTTACAATAAAACAACGTACTTATTTTGCCTTTTTAGTAAGCAAGTCTTGCCAAATGATTGGCGGAACGGTGTAGGACTCCTTACCAATAGTCTGATAAAGCAGAGTATTTCTTAGAATCGCTTTCACATAAAAGCTCGTCTCATTCCACGGCAACTCATCCACCCAGATCTCCGCCTCGGGAGTGGATCCTGGCTCTGTCATCGCCGAAGAAACTTCGGGACGTGCTTCGATCCATTTTTTCAAACGATAGGGTCCTGCGTTATATGCTGCGAGTGCAAATGGCACACTTTGCGAGAACTGGCCCAACATCTGGGAAACATAGAACGAGCCCATAGGAATATTCACTTCGGGTCGGAACATATCTTCTGGCACTTCCACTTTCATTCCCAAACGTTTCGCAGTGTCTTGCGCTGTCGGAGGAATCATCTGCATCAAGCCCAACGCATTTGATGTGGAAATCGCCTTCATATTGAAACCACTCTCTTGACGAGTCAGGCTTCGCAGCAGAATCACATCGATGCCATAACGATCTGATTCTTTCTTGTAAAGACTGGTGAAGACTTCTGGATATCCGATTTTCAAGAATTTTTCCTGGCGTAAACGCGGATCATTTTCCAGGGCATCATTCACGAAACGGATCGCTGTAAAGTACTGCCCTCGCTGGGAAAGTTTTTCGGCCAAGGCAACTTTCAACGTTGGATCTTTCATCGGAGGCAAATCAGAAAGTTCTGCCTGAGCTTCGCTGACCCACCCCGCCTGCGACAAGGCGACAAAACGGTCCCAAGATTTTTTCTGAGTTCCCGCAAGATAAAAGGAATCTGCAAGCGCAAGATTTTTATCAGTTACTTCTGGCCAAGTTAATTTTCCATTTTGATTTTCAGCACGCAAGCGCAAGCCATAATAAGAGAATGGATATTTTTCGATCAAAGCCAGAGACGCTTTATCTGCGCGGTCTTTACTAAATTGCTGAAGCGATCGTACCAACCAGTACTGTGCATTCAGATCATAACGATCTTTGCCTTGCTGAACCAAGCGCTCAAGCAGTGCAGCTGCTGTCGTGAAATCTTGCTTGCGATAGTAAATTAAGCTTGAGCGGAACAGAGCTTCGGAAGATTCGTCTGAACCATTGGCCATGACGATCAATTTATTATAAAGATCGAGTGCTTTATCGTACTCACCCAAAAAGTGCGCAGAACGAGATGCCACCCATAGGGAGCTCACGATCGACGATGATTGATGGTTTTTATCGTAAGCCTTTTGCGCAAGCACCAGACTGGAAGCCCACTCCCCTTTGCGGTGCAGATTTTGCGCCCATTCCAACAATCGTGAAGCATCAGCCTGAGACATTTCCACCAGGGCTTTTTCAGCAACCATTTTATCGCTGATGGAATTATAGATTTCCAAAGGCTTGTCTTTCAGACGGCGAGCCGCGCGACCACCTGGAAATTGATTTAACAAACTGATTGTATCTTTTAGGGCTGGAATTAAATCATTTTGTTTTAAAGACTGACGAATGCGCTCTTCAAGTTTTCCATCCTCGCCGATGGCTTCCACTTGCACAGGTACAGCGGCTTTCGCAGACTGATTGCGGGCTTTGGCCAAAAACTCTAACTTTTCGGTCAGATATTTTGAATCCTTCATGCTTTGCGCTTCTTCGTACAAGAACTGCGCTTGAACGTAGTCATTTGAGTTCAACGCAAAATCACCCAGCATTTGATAACACTGAGATTTCTGTTCGCGGTTTAATTTGGAGCCATTGTCCAATAGCTTTTCTATGCGGGACTCGATTTTACGATTTTTAAGTTTTGCCTGGGCATCAAGATAGCTTAGCTCCTGGCTTACCCACATATTCCACAAATCTTGTGACCAAGGGCCTTCATCAAATAGGTCCCAGGATTTTGCAATCGCCGTCAATACGCGATCTTCCTGACCGGAGCTGGTTTTCTTTTGCTGAGCTTTGTCCAGACAGTGCAACCACACTTGACCAACCCAACCCTTAAGTTCTTTTTGTGCCGCGAACACTTTCGGTGAAAGATTCAAACATTCGTTCCAACGGCCGTTGATTTCATGACCCTTCAGCTGAGCCAGTGCCGGAAGCTTGGCGATTTTTTTTGCATCCATATCATAAAGGTCCACATAACCCGTGCCTTTAAGATCACGATTGATATCGATTTTACGAACGACAGAGGCCGGCGCCGCAGGAGCCGCCGTGGCACTAGTCACCAAAAGTTTTAATAACAGAGACATTCCAGACATTACTCTTTCTCCTTTGCAGGACCGACAACTTGAAACGCTCCTGTATAAAGCTCACCGAAAAGACTTTTCTTTAGATACACCACGGAATATTCACGCTGCTGACGAAGCATAATACGTATTTTCATGAATTGTTCTGTGAGCTGGCTTTCCACATTGGCTTCGCCAGCCGTATCACAATAATAAAGCCAAGCATCAGGAACGGCGCGATCCGCGCACAGATCCCAATGAGTTTTGAACGATCTGTAAATCCACGGGAATGGCCACTGTTCTTTCATTCCGATCTGCACCGACTCGGTTAAAAGATTCGGATGATCCTTGGCCACTTGCAAAATCAAATTCTGCAAATCCTTCATCTCATATGTCGAATTCACATAGATATACGGGTGATTCAAATCGATGGGCTGTGAATAGACCGAACGCCAGTCACTGCGAAGGCTGCCCAAGGTTCCGACCAACACGATGGAACCAAAAAGATATCCCCGCCAGTCACGACGCGCGAGAATTTTTTCAGCATACAATGCCAAAACGAAATAAAAACCCCAAACCAAAGAAAGAATGCACCACACGGTTTTATAAGGGATCCAGGAATAGACAAACAGCTGGAACAAAGAGAACGCCGAAACCATGCGCAGGCGTGCATCTTTCGTGAAAAGTCCCACGAAAGCCATTCCCACACCGAACAGCACCATAGGCTCAGCATCTGCGAGGACCTTCACCCAATAAAGGAATTCTTTGTTGTGACCTGTTTCGCCCACGCCGGTTTTCATCCACGGCAAAAAGGCTTTAATGAAATCAAACAACCCAGGCCAATTACGTAAGAATCCTGTGAATAACAAAACAAAAGAAATCAATAATGCCACAACCATATAGGTTAAACGGTGTGACCACGCGGCTTTAATTTTTTCAAAATTAAAATACTGGCGAATCACAGCCGGGCCCGCAAACACCAACCCCACAACCCATGAAGCCAAAGTGATCGCGAAAGTTTCTTTTAACGTCGCCATGCCCACAACGCCTGTCAAAAGCAGTCCTAAGGATGTGCCGTCAAATTTTTCGGTCCAACGAAGCATGCCTAAAGCAAATAGCAATTGAAAAAACACAAAGGGCATCTCATGGATGCCTGACCGTCCATAAAACAAAAATGCGGGGCTGAAAAACAAGAAGAACAGCATTGACCAGCGCACAGCTCGCGAACGAATCAGGGCGAAGCTGAAAAGCATGACGCTAAATACAGAGAACACTGCTGGAACAGCGCGCAGAATCTCAACACTGTGTCCCCAGATCGCGGTGAATGCCCGCAAAAGATAAAAATACAGCGGACCATGATAGTTGGTGGGGTCATATTTGTAGAAACCATTGATTTTCATCTGCAAAACGAACCAGCCGTTGATGCCTTCATCAAAATGCAGGGGCTTATTGGTCAATAAATAAAAACGGCTAAACACCGTCAAAAGAAGAATGACAAGCCAAATGATGTATTTCTGGATTTGAGTGACGCGAATCGATTTCATTGGTATTAATCGTAAAGATGGAATCCTCAGAGTCAACCCCTCACTGCTCTCTCTTGGTATATCTGAACAAAGATGCGGACGTTATCCCTTCTTTTCTTCAGGATCTGCGCACGTTCTTTCAAAAATTTCCTATGCAGTACGAGTTGATTACCCTTGTGGAGCAAGGCGCCGATAAAACTTTTGAAGTGCTTAATTTACAGGCTGCGAATTCAAACTTTAATGAAACACTGAGCGTCCATAAAAACGATCGCAAGAAAGGACGCGCACTGAGCCTTTATCAAGGCATGGAGTTGGCACGGGCACCTTATGTAATGATATTAGACTCGGAATTGGCTTCGCCTTTTGGAGATGTTTTCAAATTATGGCAGCATCTGGTCGCTGAAGACAAAGTCGACGTGTGCTGGGGCGATCGTTACCGCAAAAAAGAAAATCCATTTCTCCGTGGTGAATCACCGCGCGCAAAAACAGAAATCCTGTTCAACAATATTCTGCGCGAAAGATATCATAACTCTTTGCAAGACCCTTTGTGTGAAGTTATTGCCATTAAAAAATCTGCCTGGGAAAAAATCCGCACAGAGCTGCCATTGCAAAAGCTTCGCGGATGGTATCTAACCCCGGCTTTGCATCAAAGCGCACGCTTGCAGACATTAAGTATTATTGAAATTCCGGTTTATGACTCCGGCAGATCGTCCAAGTCATATAACGTATGGAAAGAACGTTTGAATTTATTCCGGGACAGTATTTTTACGAACCGGCAGTAAATTCTTCGGCCATCTTACCCAAAGCTTCATGCAAATAGTAGTCAAGCCAACGGTGGCTTCCCAACGGGGTTTTATGTTTAGAAATATAACCCAGGTGCCCCCCGCGCCCTTCAATATGCAAAGAAATGTCTTTAGATAAATTGGCATCTCGATAGTCTTGGACCGTCACAAATGGATCATCGGCCGCGGTTAACATATACGTCGGCACATCGATATTGTGAACATAGTGAATGGCTGAACAACTTTCGTAGTAGTCTTCGCGATCGCGGAAACCCGATGCGGGCGCTGTGTAAATGCTGTCTAAATCATGAATCGTCGCCCACATAGGAATACGATACGGTTGCTCAATCAATCCAAAGCGATATTTCATATCGATGTTTTGGCGCAGTCGATGAACAAAGCGAACGTCGTAAATACGATTGAAGCCACTGCCCAGCAAACGTGCTCCCCGCCCCAAATTCAAGGGAGCATTGACCGTGATGATGCCATCGGGCTTGTGATCACCACGAAAGCCTCCGCCAAGTCCCAACACAATACAGCCACTCATCGAGTAACCGACGGCGATTTGTTTTTTGTTCGGAAATTTCTTTCTTAGCACTTTAAGAACTTCAGAAACATCCTCAGCCCGGCCGGAATGATAAGGATGTCTTGCCGCTGTCAGCCCCGGGCCCGC
This genomic window contains:
- a CDS encoding DUF488 family protein; translated protein: MTIYTVGYEGCDIDEFVEGLKKNKIKRIIDIRRNPVSRKKGFSKNKLAAELKEVGIDYVYLGKELGVPSAWRKAAKEHLITRKKMFSDYKSKILPKHPKEVEEVISLSKQRGRSALLCYENEATDCHRHYLTEKIKKQLPSTKVVDINVLPTQKSLGLARH
- a CDS encoding LysM peptidoglycan-binding domain-containing protein; amino-acid sequence: MRRLVTLSIVLGLLSGCVHKEMNANGEKATGNAGNEPASEIKDIGSFRLSDPEGPKVVDQELDVIPTEINPLVEKWITYFQGRGREHMERYLARSSRYEKLMKKVLRDNGLPEDIFYIALIESGFSSQATSHAAAVGYWQFIRGTGKRYGLEINPFVDERRDPVFATQAAAEYFKGLYSVFGSWYLAMASYNVGENRVKREVMNHYTRDFWELARKNRLPKETINYVPKFIAAKLIAKDPAKYGFEDIDYLPPIEFDHITVKQPVNMRQMAEKLNLNYEDFKALNPKFKGEVAILKGNELILRIPPGTTETATVAATESFVTDVKFIADSGDTQTYKIRKGDNLKSIARKYRTSVAYLRDLNDLPRKSRLTVGRTIYVPDRTPLRDRSDRKNNSTVAAKANAKPAPEKSVETAAAELTGGRFYVVQSGDSLFSIAQRYSTSVAELQRANNIKRKSKLKLGMKLKIPGGDNSSSAREVAKSKVHVVRKGDNLTEIAAKYNVSVSQLKQNNKKLRNPASLMVGTRIHIPIAEAN
- a CDS encoding transglycosylase SLT domain-containing protein encodes the protein MSGMSLLLKLLVTSATAAPAAPASVVRKIDINRDLKGTGYVDLYDMDAKKIAKLPALAQLKGHEINGRWNECLNLSPKVFAAQKELKGWVGQVWLHCLDKAQQKKTSSGQEDRVLTAIAKSWDLFDEGPWSQDLWNMWVSQELSYLDAQAKLKNRKIESRIEKLLDNGSKLNREQKSQCYQMLGDFALNSNDYVQAQFLYEEAQSMKDSKYLTEKLEFLAKARNQSAKAAVPVQVEAIGEDGKLEERIRQSLKQNDLIPALKDTISLLNQFPGGRAARRLKDKPLEIYNSISDKMVAEKALVEMSQADASRLLEWAQNLHRKGEWASSLVLAQKAYDKNHQSSSIVSSLWVASRSAHFLGEYDKALDLYNKLIVMANGSDESSEALFRSSLIYYRKQDFTTAAALLERLVQQGKDRYDLNAQYWLVRSLQQFSKDRADKASLALIEKYPFSYYGLRLRAENQNGKLTWPEVTDKNLALADSFYLAGTQKKSWDRFVALSQAGWVSEAQAELSDLPPMKDPTLKVALAEKLSQRGQYFTAIRFVNDALENDPRLRQEKFLKIGYPEVFTSLYKKESDRYGIDVILLRSLTRQESGFNMKAISTSNALGLMQMIPPTAQDTAKRLGMKVEVPEDMFRPEVNIPMGSFYVSQMLGQFSQSVPFALAAYNAGPYRLKKWIEARPEVSSAMTEPGSTPEAEIWVDELPWNETSFYVKAILRNTLLYQTIGKESYTVPPIIWQDLLTKKAK
- a CDS encoding TIGR03663 family protein, which codes for MKSIRVTQIQKYIIWLVILLLTVFSRFYLLTNKPLHFDEGINGWFVLQMKINGFYKYDPTNYHGPLYFYLLRAFTAIWGHSVEILRAVPAVFSVFSVMLFSFALIRSRAVRWSMLFFLFFSPAFLFYGRSGIHEMPFVFFQLLFALGMLRWTEKFDGTSLGLLLTGVVGMATLKETFAITLASWVVGLVFAGPAVIRQYFNFEKIKAAWSHRLTYMVVALLISFVLLFTGFLRNWPGLFDFIKAFLPWMKTGVGETGHNKEFLYWVKVLADAEPMVLFGVGMAFVGLFTKDARLRMVSAFSLFQLFVYSWIPYKTVWCILSLVWGFYFVLALYAEKILARRDWRGYLFGSIVLVGTLGSLRSDWRSVYSQPIDLNHPYIYVNSTYEMKDLQNLILQVAKDHPNLLTESVQIGMKEQWPFPWIYRSFKTHWDLCADRAVPDAWLYYCDTAGEANVESQLTEQFMKIRIMLRQQREYSVVYLKKSLFGELYTGAFQVVGPAKEKE
- a CDS encoding glycosyltransferase, translated to MQYELITLVEQGADKTFEVLNLQAANSNFNETLSVHKNDRKKGRALSLYQGMELARAPYVMILDSELASPFGDVFKLWQHLVAEDKVDVCWGDRYRKKENPFLRGESPRAKTEILFNNILRERYHNSLQDPLCEVIAIKKSAWEKIRTELPLQKLRGWYLTPALHQSARLQTLSIIEIPVYDSGRSSKSYNVWKERLNLFRDSIFTNRQ
- a CDS encoding YheT family hydrolase, which codes for MQRLELISCEAPFWADSGHGQTLWGHFLKSPELENPGINFEVDLPDGDRLFCYYHPGHTDLVVSLYHGLSGDMQADYMQRTAILCRQLGHTVVLVNHRGAGPGLTAARHPYHSGRAEDVSEVLKVLRKKFPNKKQIAVGYSMSGCIVLGLGGGFRGDHKPDGIITVNAPLNLGRGARLLGSGFNRIYDVRFVHRLRQNIDMKYRFGLIEQPYRIPMWATIHDLDSIYTAPASGFRDREDYYESCSAIHYVHNIDVPTYMLTAADDPFVTVQDYRDANLSKDISLHIEGRGGHLGYISKHKTPLGSHRWLDYYLHEALGKMAEEFTAGS